In one Cyanobacteria bacterium GSL.Bin1 genomic region, the following are encoded:
- a CDS encoding type II toxin-antitoxin system RelE/ParE family toxin translates to MNYVLVFRPEVQEEVNEAYNWYEKQKLGLGDEFLDSVEQTLNRVSSMPESYQVAYRDVRRAVVKRFPYAVYYRVISSRVVVTAIFHVRRDPKSWQTRN, encoded by the coding sequence ATGAATTATGTCTTGGTTTTTCGTCCTGAAGTTCAAGAAGAAGTGAATGAAGCCTATAACTGGTATGAAAAGCAAAAATTAGGGTTGGGTGATGAATTTTTAGATTCTGTAGAACAAACCCTGAACCGTGTCTCCTCGATGCCTGAATCATACCAAGTGGCTTATCGTGATGTTCGACGGGCAGTTGTGAAGCGTTTTCCCTATGCTGTGTATTATCGAGTCATCTCAAGTCGTGTCGTTGTTACTGCAATTTTCCATGTTCGACGCGATCCAAAATCATGGCAGACTCGAAACTAA
- a CDS encoding type II toxin-antitoxin system HicB family antitoxin: protein MKLQVVLEPSNEGGYTVFVPSLPDYISEGEDVNEALANIKSAIAHRF, encoded by the coding sequence ATGAAGTTACAAGTTGTACTTGAACCCAGCAACGAAGGTGGATATACAGTTTTTGTTCCTTCTCTACCCGATTATATCAGTGAGGGTGAAGACGTTAATGAGGCTTTAGCGAATATTAAGAGCGCGATCGCGCACCGGTTTTAG
- a CDS encoding DNA-binding protein — protein sequence MNSLTIQIPDEKLQQLQQLAKEKGITTEEIIETKINEWLTHNAQEFSEVANYVVNKNAELYKRLA from the coding sequence ATAAACTCACTCACAATTCAAATCCCAGACGAAAAACTACAACAATTGCAACAGCTAGCCAAGGAAAAAGGTATTACAACTGAAGAAATCATAGAAACAAAAATCAATGAATGGTTAACACACAACGCTCAAGAGTTTTCTGAAGTAGCTAATTATGTTGTAAATAAAAATGCTGAACTTTATAAGCGCTTAGCATGA
- the acsF gene encoding magnesium-protoporphyrin IX monomethyl ester (oxidative) cyclase — translation MSTAVSQPEIKTSMKETLLTPRFYTTDFDAMAEMDLSSQKAELEAMVAEMKADYNCHHFVRTEAFEKSWEHIDGKKREAFLEFLERSCTSEFSGFLLFKELSRKLKGRNPLLADIFHYMARDEARHAGFLNKAMKDFNVTLDLGYLTKHRTYTFFKPEWVLYAVYLSEKIGYWRYITIYRHLEQHPEYEFYPLFQMFESWCQDENRHGDIFKALLRSQPQLWQTWHGRLWARFFLLTVFATHTLTVHEREDFYESLGLNATEFDRHITRKTNETAGRAFPVMLNVDHPEFFKRLETCAERNRKINDIDNSNAPGWLKRLRKLPLITAIFADLVRLYFIKPIDAVSEWEAVY, via the coding sequence ATGTCAACAGCCGTCTCCCAACCGGAAATCAAAACCTCGATGAAAGAAACGTTACTCACGCCTCGCTTTTACACCACCGACTTTGATGCGATGGCGGAGATGGACTTATCGAGTCAGAAAGCAGAGTTAGAGGCGATGGTGGCGGAAATGAAGGCGGATTATAATTGCCATCACTTTGTCCGTACCGAAGCATTTGAGAAATCTTGGGAACATATCGACGGAAAGAAAAGAGAAGCGTTTTTAGAATTCTTAGAACGGTCTTGCACCTCAGAATTTTCGGGATTTTTGCTGTTTAAGGAACTGTCTCGGAAACTGAAAGGGCGGAATCCGTTGTTGGCTGACATTTTCCACTACATGGCGCGAGATGAAGCCCGACACGCTGGGTTTTTGAATAAAGCGATGAAAGACTTTAATGTCACCCTTGATCTCGGCTACTTAACCAAACATCGCACTTATACCTTCTTCAAGCCAGAATGGGTGCTTTATGCCGTTTACTTATCAGAAAAAATCGGCTACTGGCGCTATATCACCATTTATCGCCATTTAGAACAGCATCCCGAATACGAGTTTTATCCACTGTTCCAAATGTTTGAAAGCTGGTGTCAGGATGAGAACCGTCATGGTGATATCTTTAAGGCCTTGCTGCGATCGCAGCCCCAATTATGGCAAACTTGGCATGGCAGACTTTGGGCGCGTTTCTTCTTACTCACGGTTTTCGCAACCCATACCCTAACCGTCCATGAACGGGAAGATTTTTATGAATCTTTAGGCTTAAACGCAACCGAATTTGACCGTCATATTACCCGGAAAACCAACGAAACCGCAGGACGTGCCTTCCCAGTGATGTTAAACGTGGATCATCCTGAATTTTTCAAACGTTTAGAAACCTGCGCCGAACGCAATCGGAAAATCAACGACATTGACAACAGCAATGCACCCGGTTGGTTGAAACGGTTACGGAAACTCCCGTTAATTACAGCTATTTTTGCAGATTTGGTGCGCTTGTATTTCATCAAGCCCATTGATGCAGTCAGTGAATGGGAAGCTGTTTATTAG
- a CDS encoding heme oxygenase, which yields MSHLAEQLREGTKKSHTASENTAFMKCFLKGVMERKPFAELTADLYFVYSTLEAEIYRHREHPVVGKIYFPELERKQKLEEDLAFYFGEDWPNKISASPAGQVYVNRIKEISETQPERLIAHSYVRYMGDLSGGQSLRNIARSAMDLPPDKGTGLHEFDALPTVEAKREFKQKYRQALDEINVDEATVQAIVDEANDVFRMNRDVFHELEGEIKESIGDHTFDLLTRQDKPGSTEKAVAV from the coding sequence ATGAGTCATCTCGCTGAACAACTCCGTGAAGGAACGAAAAAGTCTCATACCGCCTCGGAAAATACTGCGTTTATGAAATGCTTTCTTAAAGGCGTAATGGAGAGAAAGCCCTTTGCTGAACTCACCGCAGATTTGTATTTTGTCTATTCCACCTTAGAAGCCGAAATCTATCGTCATCGGGAACATCCCGTGGTCGGGAAAATTTATTTCCCAGAGTTGGAACGGAAACAAAAACTGGAAGAAGATTTGGCCTTTTATTTCGGAGAAGATTGGCCAAATAAAATTTCTGCGTCTCCGGCGGGACAAGTTTATGTCAATCGCATCAAAGAGATAAGTGAAACGCAACCGGAACGATTAATTGCCCATTCTTATGTGCGTTATATGGGTGATCTTTCCGGTGGACAAAGTTTAAGAAATATTGCCCGTTCTGCGATGGATTTACCCCCGGATAAAGGAACCGGTTTACATGAATTTGATGCACTACCAACAGTGGAAGCAAAACGAGAATTTAAACAAAAATATCGCCAAGCCCTTGATGAAATTAACGTTGATGAAGCAACGGTTCAAGCCATTGTTGATGAAGCCAATGATGTCTTTCGGATGAATCGGGATGTCTTCCATGAATTAGAAGGAGAAATTAAAGAAAGTATTGGTGATCACACCTTTGATCTCCTGACTCGTCAAGATAAACCCGGTAGTACCGAAAAAGCTGTTGCTGTCTAG
- the hemN gene encoding oxygen-independent coproporphyrinogen III oxidase yields MTIKTVEFNTELLKKYARPLPRYTSYPPATELTETFDPQAFTNAIKVGNKSQTPLSLYCHIPFCETPCYFCGCNTLITQKKEVAQPYLDYVFRNIDQVAGLVDSKRKVNQLHWGGGTPNYLNLEQVEKLWTKMSETFPFEENAEVSIEINPKYVDKNYLLFLRSLGFNRVSFGIQDFNPEVQTAINRVQTETMLFNVMDWIREAGFESVNVDLVYGLPYQTLETFRKTINKTVKLNPDRIAVFSFAYVPWLKPVQKRLPETALPNSEEKLSILRMSIEELTSQGYVFIGMDHFAKPDDELAIAQRKGELHRNFQGYTTKPESDLLSFGMTGISMLHDVFTQNQKRLKDYYRDIDANKFPIAKGVQLHEEDHLRQAIIVELMCQFHISPKRLEEKYNIKLNGKFSDYFAAEFADLQELAKDGLVEVQEEEIEVTPIGRLLIRNIASVFDSYLKQRQSKAFSQSI; encoded by the coding sequence ATGACCATCAAAACCGTTGAATTTAACACCGAACTTTTAAAGAAATACGCTCGTCCTTTACCCCGTTATACCAGTTATCCCCCAGCAACTGAATTAACAGAAACCTTTGATCCGCAAGCCTTTACGAATGCAATAAAAGTGGGAAATAAAAGCCAAACCCCTTTGTCGCTATATTGTCATATTCCTTTTTGTGAAACTCCCTGTTATTTCTGTGGTTGTAATACCTTAATTACCCAAAAAAAAGAAGTAGCCCAACCATATTTAGATTATGTGTTCCGTAATATCGATCAAGTGGCTGGTTTAGTGGATTCCAAACGGAAAGTAAACCAATTACATTGGGGAGGCGGAACCCCAAATTATCTCAATTTAGAACAAGTGGAAAAGTTATGGACAAAGATGAGTGAGACTTTTCCCTTTGAAGAGAATGCAGAAGTTTCCATTGAAATTAATCCCAAATATGTGGATAAGAATTATCTGTTGTTCTTGCGCAGTTTAGGGTTTAATCGCGTTAGCTTTGGCATTCAAGATTTCAACCCGGAAGTCCAAACGGCAATTAATCGGGTGCAAACGGAAACCATGCTATTTAATGTCATGGATTGGATTCGAGAAGCGGGATTTGAAAGTGTGAATGTGGATTTGGTTTATGGCTTACCTTATCAAACCTTAGAAACTTTCCGTAAAACCATTAATAAAACAGTAAAATTAAATCCAGATCGGATTGCAGTCTTCAGTTTTGCTTATGTTCCTTGGTTGAAACCGGTGCAAAAACGACTTCCAGAAACCGCTTTACCCAATAGCGAAGAAAAATTAAGCATTTTGCGGATGTCAATTGAAGAACTAACTTCGCAAGGGTATGTTTTCATTGGCATGGATCATTTTGCCAAACCGGATGATGAACTCGCGATCGCGCAACGAAAAGGGGAATTACATCGCAATTTCCAAGGCTATACCACCAAGCCGGAATCCGATTTACTCTCCTTTGGAATGACGGGAATTAGTATGTTGCATGACGTCTTTACCCAAAACCAAAAACGTCTCAAAGACTACTATCGTGACATTGATGCCAACAAATTTCCCATTGCAAAAGGAGTGCAACTGCACGAAGAAGACCATTTACGACAAGCCATTATTGTTGAATTAATGTGTCAATTTCATATCTCGCCCAAACGATTAGAAGAGAAATATAACATCAAATTGAATGGGAAATTCTCAGACTATTTTGCTGCTGAATTTGCCGATTTACAAGAATTAGCAAAAGATGGTTTAGTCGAAGTTCAAGAAGAAGAAATTGAGGTAACCCCAATCGGACGACTCCTGATTCGGAATATTGCCAGCGTCTTTGATAGCTATTTAAAACAACGGCAAAGTAAAGCCTTTTCCCAATCCATTTAA
- a CDS encoding aldo/keto reductase, whose amino-acid sequence MNTAATVALGKNGPQVTPLGVGTWSWGDRLFWDYGKTYDQTQVQDAFQASLEAGVTLFDTAEVYGLGESERLLGTFTREPNCAAAIATKYFPLPWRVFPQSVTDALSESLQRLQVESIPLYQVHTPFTFFMTQETLMEALAEEVKQGRIEAVGVSNYSASQMREAHEHLQKRGVPLASNQVPYSLLNRKIESNGIWQTAQELGVTVIAYSPLAQGLLTGKYTGEEQPTGARRLDPKFKSSGINKVSPVIDCLRQLAEKYEKTPAQVALNWLITQGTIPIPGAKNAKQAQQNAGALGWELSPEDAQELDRVSQPWKS is encoded by the coding sequence ATGAATACAGCAGCAACAGTCGCTTTAGGCAAAAATGGTCCGCAAGTGACGCCCCTTGGTGTCGGAACTTGGTCTTGGGGAGATCGTTTATTTTGGGATTATGGCAAAACCTACGACCAAACCCAAGTGCAAGACGCTTTTCAAGCCTCTCTTGAGGCAGGAGTGACCCTATTTGATACAGCAGAAGTGTATGGTTTGGGGGAATCAGAACGGTTATTAGGCACGTTTACGCGAGAACCCAATTGCGCCGCCGCGATCGCGACCAAATATTTTCCCTTACCTTGGCGAGTATTTCCTCAATCAGTCACCGACGCTTTGAGTGAAAGCCTGCAACGCCTGCAAGTTGAAAGCATTCCTTTATATCAAGTGCATACTCCTTTTACGTTCTTCATGACGCAGGAAACGCTCATGGAAGCTTTAGCAGAAGAAGTGAAACAAGGGCGCATTGAAGCTGTTGGGGTAAGTAACTATTCCGCCAGTCAAATGCGGGAAGCCCATGAACACCTGCAAAAACGGGGGGTTCCCCTAGCGAGTAACCAAGTGCCTTATTCTCTGCTCAATCGTAAAATTGAAAGCAATGGGATTTGGCAGACCGCCCAAGAATTAGGGGTTACCGTTATTGCCTACAGTCCCCTTGCCCAAGGTTTACTCACCGGCAAATATACGGGTGAAGAACAACCCACTGGCGCTCGTCGCCTCGATCCCAAGTTTAAGTCCTCTGGTATCAATAAAGTTTCTCCAGTGATTGATTGCTTGCGACAATTAGCAGAAAAATATGAAAAAACCCCTGCCCAGGTCGCTTTAAATTGGCTCATCACTCAAGGAACCATTCCGATTCCCGGGGCAAAGAATGCTAAGCAAGCCCAACAGAATGCCGGTGCTTTGGGGTGGGAACTAAGTCCAGAAGATGCGCAAGAGTTAGATCGGGTAAGCCAGCCTTGGAAAAGTTAA
- a CDS encoding aminotransferase class V-fold PLP-dependent enzyme, giving the protein MQIYLDHSATTPPHPDVIAKMQAVLSEHWGNPSSLHAWGEQSAMEIEMARVETAQLINATTPESIIFTSGGTEADNFALLGVADQYGSPQHLIISSVEHSAIEKTAQRLEARGWEVTRLPVNQQGRIHPWDLEQAIQSNTVLVSIIYGQSEVGTLQPIAQLGKIARARGILFHTDAVQVAGRLPIDVQQLPVDLLSLSGHKMYGVQGAGALYVREGVAIQPLLTGGGQERQLRSGTQAVGAIAALGVAAKLARLALPTETPRLEGLRNQLFALLADCPYLIPTGDCSDRLPHHVSFAVHSPTEPITGKTLVRQLNLAGIGISAGSACDSGKLKPSPILLAMGYSQAMSLAGIRLTLGRSTTAADIEWTALVLKQVLQRLIEESSLVLAR; this is encoded by the coding sequence ATGCAAATCTATCTTGATCACAGTGCAACCACGCCGCCTCATCCGGATGTTATTGCCAAAATGCAAGCGGTTTTAAGCGAGCATTGGGGTAACCCCTCTAGTCTTCATGCCTGGGGAGAACAATCCGCAATGGAAATTGAAATGGCGCGGGTCGAAACAGCGCAGTTAATCAATGCCACGACACCAGAATCCATTATTTTTACCTCGGGTGGAACAGAAGCGGATAATTTTGCCTTACTTGGGGTTGCCGATCAATATGGGTCACCCCAACATTTAATTATCTCTAGTGTGGAACATTCGGCAATTGAAAAGACAGCCCAGCGTTTAGAAGCTAGGGGATGGGAAGTGACTCGTTTGCCTGTGAATCAACAAGGGCGGATTCATCCTTGGGATTTAGAACAAGCGATTCAAAGTAATACAGTCTTGGTTTCCATTATCTACGGACAAAGCGAGGTGGGAACCTTACAGCCGATCGCGCAATTGGGAAAAATCGCCCGCGCCAGAGGAATTTTATTCCATACCGATGCCGTGCAAGTGGCTGGACGATTACCCATCGATGTCCAACAACTCCCCGTCGATTTACTTTCTCTTTCCGGTCATAAAATGTATGGGGTGCAAGGGGCAGGTGCCTTATATGTGCGCGAAGGTGTAGCAATACAACCCTTGCTGACAGGGGGCGGACAAGAAAGACAATTGCGATCCGGCACCCAAGCCGTGGGCGCGATCGCGGCGTTAGGGGTTGCGGCGAAACTTGCCCGGTTAGCCCTGCCCACAGAAACCCCACGTTTGGAAGGGTTACGGAACCAATTATTTGCGTTACTTGCCGATTGTCCCTATTTAATTCCCACTGGTGATTGCAGCGATCGGTTGCCTCATCATGTTAGTTTTGCCGTTCATAGCCCCACCGAACCGATTACCGGGAAAACCCTAGTGCGCCAATTAAACTTAGCCGGAATCGGGATTAGTGCGGGCTCAGCGTGTGATAGTGGTAAACTGAAACCGAGTCCTATTTTGCTGGCAATGGGCTATTCTCAAGCAATGTCTTTAGCCGGCATCCGGTTAACGTTAGGCCGCAGTACCACCGCAGCAGATATCGAGTGGACAGCACTGGTGTTAAAACAAGTTTTACAACGCTTAATTGAAGAATCAAGTTTGGTATTAGCAAGATAA
- a CDS encoding DUF1995 family protein, whose protein sequence is MMEFPTTLESAIAQAKQSTLTALESGLTRLQVELKIPEIALKGEVIAKEFADLFEDDYGSGLKVLFPDTGAAALARRNWSEVSFRVNDLGSRNVPIENKVSEEDQLFLLVSPSAVEVQKVEKLCNLAGDRPVILLIPQLEDVATVGIGYAARQLRERFLSTLESCYYLQPLDEAAILKSYPSGWQIWIEKEENNYEFFCEEPEKPVGDTLDRLLRKAAGEDVSAEETPAFTSKSARKQGIFDSLQRFLKALSQ, encoded by the coding sequence ATGATGGAGTTTCCAACAACCTTAGAAAGCGCGATCGCGCAAGCGAAACAGTCAACGCTCACTGCCTTAGAATCGGGCTTAACTCGTTTACAAGTCGAACTTAAAATTCCAGAAATCGCCCTGAAAGGAGAAGTCATTGCCAAAGAATTTGCCGATCTCTTTGAAGATGATTATGGATCAGGGTTAAAAGTTCTGTTTCCCGATACTGGTGCGGCGGCTTTAGCGCGACGGAATTGGTCAGAGGTTTCATTTCGAGTCAATGATTTAGGCAGTCGGAATGTTCCCATCGAAAATAAAGTATCAGAAGAAGACCAGCTTTTCTTACTGGTTTCTCCCTCAGCAGTAGAAGTGCAAAAAGTCGAGAAGCTTTGTAATCTCGCTGGTGATCGTCCGGTTATTCTCTTGATTCCCCAGCTAGAAGATGTTGCTACGGTTGGTATTGGTTACGCCGCCCGTCAACTACGAGAACGATTTTTAAGTACCCTGGAAAGCTGCTATTATTTGCAACCCCTAGATGAGGCTGCCATCCTAAAATCTTATCCTTCCGGTTGGCAAATCTGGATTGAAAAAGAAGAGAATAATTATGAATTCTTTTGCGAAGAACCAGAAAAACCAGTTGGTGATACGTTAGATCGCTTACTGCGAAAAGCAGCCGGAGAAGATGTTTCTGCAGAAGAAACTCCCGCATTTACGAGTAAATCGGCGAGAAAACAAGGAATTTTTGATAGTTTGCAACGCTTTTTAAAAGCCCTCAGCCAGTAA